A single region of the Pontimicrobium sp. SW4 genome encodes:
- a CDS encoding T9SS type A sorting domain-containing protein, producing the protein MKRNTTQFLLNSFFLLITISLSAQNAVESECGTISTPESQQYWKNTKPTIKKLEKEFFKMINSGSRVSIVNSVPIKAHIIRKTDGTGGLSESELNAAMANMNAFYANAFMEFFLCDGINYIDDDNYYDFQKSEEVALTSANNVNGLINIYFTDYVESNTGNSLCGYAYYPGGDDVILMANNCAINGSTLPHEVGHFFSLRHTHGPSNTVLTTELVNGSNCDTDGDEICDTPADPQLSYSNVDASCVYIGAITDSNGDTFVPDPNNIMSYSRKECRTLFSSEQYARIYATYRSVRNYFSCTTLNVDFSADVTEDCDSNLTINFTDNSVGATSWQWDIDSDNTIDYTTQNPSHNFSTGIYDVTLTVSDGTNIITKTYFEYIKVGTQKVTPIEEDFEGFDLANKDGWVAKDINGNGYNWMVTNGKTPSSGTGPEVDNTTGTGSGSYIYTEASGSNPGDVAEYTSPCINISSSNAELEFAYHMFGANTGELHMDIITDSGVIMDVIPAIVGQQQTSQADSYLKQKVDLSTYVGQTVKIRFRAIRGASWDGDIAIDDMRIYANLLSTDKNVLNAIEIYPNPVVSNKVLNIKSHPSSNNISYEITNIVGQKVLKGALTEKQINVNKLTSGAYFLILKHEGIKTIKKFIIQ; encoded by the coding sequence ATGAAAAGAAACACTACACAATTTCTATTAAATTCTTTCTTTCTTTTAATTACCATTAGTTTATCTGCTCAAAATGCAGTAGAAAGTGAATGCGGTACAATTTCTACTCCAGAATCTCAACAATATTGGAAAAACACTAAGCCGACAATTAAAAAATTAGAAAAAGAGTTTTTCAAAATGATTAATAGTGGTTCTAGGGTTTCTATTGTAAATTCAGTTCCAATAAAGGCTCATATTATTAGAAAAACTGATGGTACAGGCGGCTTATCAGAATCTGAACTTAATGCAGCAATGGCAAATATGAATGCTTTTTATGCCAATGCTTTCATGGAGTTTTTCTTATGTGATGGTATTAATTATATTGACGATGATAATTATTATGACTTTCAAAAATCTGAAGAAGTTGCTTTAACTTCTGCTAATAATGTCAATGGATTAATAAATATTTATTTTACTGATTATGTAGAAAGCAATACAGGAAATAGTCTTTGTGGTTATGCATATTATCCTGGAGGAGATGATGTTATACTTATGGCAAATAATTGTGCAATAAACGGTAGCACTTTACCTCATGAGGTAGGCCATTTCTTTTCATTGAGACATACTCATGGACCATCAAATACAGTACTTACCACCGAGTTAGTTAATGGTTCAAATTGTGATACAGACGGTGATGAAATATGTGATACTCCAGCAGATCCTCAATTAAGTTATAGCAATGTAGATGCTAGTTGTGTTTATATTGGAGCGATAACTGATAGCAATGGAGATACTTTTGTTCCAGACCCAAATAACATAATGTCATACTCCAGAAAAGAATGTAGAACTCTTTTTTCGTCTGAACAATATGCTCGTATTTACGCCACATATAGAAGTGTAAGGAATTATTTTTCTTGCACTACACTTAATGTAGATTTTTCTGCAGATGTAACAGAAGACTGCGACAGCAATTTAACTATTAATTTTACCGATAATAGTGTTGGAGCCACATCTTGGCAATGGGATATTGACAGTGATAATACAATAGATTATACAACACAAAACCCTTCTCACAACTTCTCTACAGGAATATATGATGTTACATTAACAGTTTCCGATGGTACTAATATCATCACAAAAACATATTTTGAATATATAAAAGTTGGAACTCAAAAAGTTACACCAATTGAGGAAGATTTTGAAGGTTTTGATTTGGCAAATAAAGATGGTTGGGTAGCTAAAGATATAAATGGTAATGGCTACAATTGGATGGTAACAAATGGAAAAACGCCTTCTAGTGGTACTGGCCCAGAAGTTGACAATACTACTGGAACTGGATCTGGGTCGTATATTTATACAGAAGCTTCTGGTTCTAACCCTGGAGATGTTGCAGAATATACTTCTCCTTGTATAAATATTAGTTCTTCAAATGCTGAGCTTGAATTTGCTTACCATATGTTTGGTGCAAATACTGGTGAATTACACATGGATATTATAACAGATTCTGGAGTTATAATGGATGTTATTCCAGCTATAGTTGGTCAACAACAAACCTCACAAGCAGATAGCTACTTAAAACAAAAAGTAGATCTTTCGACCTATGTAGGACAAACAGTAAAAATACGTTTTAGAGCCATTAGAGGTGCTAGTTGGGATGGTGATATTGCAATAGACGATATGAGAATTTATGCCAACCTTTTGAGCACAGATAAAAATGTATTAAACGCTATTGAAATTTATCCAAATCCTGTTGTTTCTAATAAGGTTTTAAATATAAAGAGTCATCCTTCCTCAAATAATATATCTTATGAAATTACAAACATCGTTGGTCAAAAAGTTTTAAAAGGTGCACTTACAGAAAAGCAAATTAATGTTAATAAGCTAACTTCTGGTGCTTACTTTTTGATTTTAAAACATGAAGGAATAAAAACAATCAAGAAATTTATTATTCAATAA
- a CDS encoding hydroxymethylglutaryl-CoA lyase, whose protein sequence is MAKQIKIIECPRDAMQGIKAFIPTHKKVQYIQSLLRVGFDTIDFGSFVSPKAIPQMVDTADVLSQLDLSNTKSKLLAIVANTRGAIEASKHKEIDCLGYPFSISENFQMRNTHKTIAQSVVTLQEILNIAIKSNKEVVAYLSMGFGNPYGDPWNVDIVGEWTERLSNIGVKILSLSDTIGSSNPENISYLFSNLIPNYPDIEFGAHLHTTPSTWFDKVNAAYLAGCNRFDGAIQGFGGCPMAKDELTGNMPTEKLLSYFTSQKNNNLNALSFESAYNEATKIFTYYH, encoded by the coding sequence ATGGCTAAGCAAATTAAAATTATTGAATGCCCAAGAGATGCTATGCAAGGTATTAAGGCGTTTATTCCTACGCATAAAAAGGTGCAATATATTCAGTCATTATTAAGAGTAGGATTTGATACTATTGATTTTGGAAGTTTTGTGTCTCCAAAGGCAATTCCTCAAATGGTAGATACTGCAGATGTTTTATCACAATTAGATCTTTCAAATACAAAAAGTAAATTATTAGCCATTGTAGCAAACACTAGAGGTGCAATTGAGGCTAGTAAGCATAAAGAAATTGATTGTTTAGGATACCCTTTTTCAATTTCAGAGAATTTTCAAATGCGAAATACTCACAAAACTATTGCCCAATCTGTGGTTACGTTACAAGAGATTTTAAACATAGCTATTAAATCAAATAAAGAAGTAGTAGCCTATTTGTCTATGGGTTTTGGTAATCCTTATGGTGATCCATGGAATGTAGATATAGTAGGAGAGTGGACAGAAAGATTAAGTAACATAGGAGTTAAAATTTTATCCCTTAGTGATACAATTGGAAGCTCAAATCCAGAAAATATTTCTTATCTGTTTTCTAATTTAATTCCTAATTATCCAGATATTGAATTTGGTGCTCATTTGCATACTACGCCTTCTACTTGGTTTGATAAAGTAAATGCTGCCTATTTAGCTGGTTGTAATCGTTTTGATGGTGCTATTCAAGGTTTTGGAGGTTGTCCAATGGCAAAAGATGAACTTACTGGTAATATGCCAACAGAAAAACTACTATCTTATTTTACGTCTCAAAAAAATAATAATTTAAATGCACTAAGTTTCGAAAGTGCTTATAATGAAGCTACTAAAATCTTCACGTATTATCACTAG
- a CDS encoding FMN-binding protein produces MSFKYLVITIFSLVLITSNLSKNIKKKVDKEIKTAYNIETYNLIPVVFNSNVTKELPSEFEKNNLFKISNNNKIIGYAYVSKAPSKTDEFDYLVLFDRDFIIVKSKVLIYREDYGSEIGSKRWLKQLIGKTQDDALIYGDNIAAISGATISVKSMTNAVNNLLKSIKILNQKNKL; encoded by the coding sequence ATGAGTTTTAAGTATTTAGTAATTACAATTTTTAGTCTGGTTTTAATAACGTCTAACCTTTCAAAAAACATTAAGAAAAAGGTTGATAAAGAAATTAAGACAGCTTATAATATTGAAACTTATAACTTAATTCCAGTGGTATTTAATTCAAATGTTACTAAAGAATTACCTAGTGAGTTTGAAAAAAACAACCTATTTAAAATCTCTAATAATAATAAAATTATAGGTTACGCATATGTCTCAAAAGCACCAAGTAAAACAGATGAATTTGATTACTTAGTTTTATTTGATAGAGATTTCATTATCGTAAAATCTAAAGTATTGATTTATAGAGAAGATTATGGTAGTGAAATTGGTAGTAAGCGTTGGTTAAAACAATTGATTGGTAAAACTCAAGATGATGCACTTATATATGGTGATAATATTGCAGCTATTTCTGGTGCTACAATTTCGGTAAAATCAATGACAAATGCTGTTAATAATTTATTGAAGTCCATAAAAATACTTAATCAAAAAAATAAACTGTAA
- a CDS encoding ferritin, producing the protein MNQVIEQLLNDQVKFEAKASMQYLAMASWADTKGYNGVADFFYAQSEEERVHMIKLVKFINERSGNVIVPNLEKPKSDYKSLNELFESFLESEMFVTQQINHIIFECLHHKDYNVHNFMQWYVTEQLEEEAVARTLLDKLNIIGEDKSGHYLFDRDINTIAQTNQNPA; encoded by the coding sequence ATGAATCAAGTAATAGAACAATTATTAAACGACCAAGTAAAATTTGAAGCAAAAGCCTCTATGCAATATTTAGCAATGGCTTCTTGGGCAGATACAAAAGGCTATAATGGTGTGGCAGATTTCTTTTATGCGCAATCTGAAGAAGAGCGTGTACATATGATTAAATTGGTAAAGTTTATTAATGAGCGCAGTGGTAATGTTATAGTTCCTAACTTAGAAAAGCCTAAAAGTGATTATAAATCATTAAACGAATTATTTGAATCTTTTTTAGAAAGTGAAATGTTTGTTACCCAGCAAATTAATCATATTATTTTTGAGTGTTTACATCATAAAGATTATAATGTACATAATTTTATGCAATGGTATGTCACCGAACAATTAGAAGAAGAAGCAGTAGCTAGAACATTACTAGATAAGTTAAACATTATTGGTGAAGATAAATCTGGTCACTATTTGTTTGATAGAGATATTAATACCATTGCACAGACAAATCAAAATCCTGCATAG
- the guaB gene encoding IMP dehydrogenase: MIAHQNKIVGEGLTYDDVLLVPAYSEILPREVSIQTKFTRNISINIPIISAAMDTVTESRMAIAMAQEGGIGVLHKNMTIDEQAQKVRKVKRAESGMIIDPVTLPLTAKVIDANQYMKEYSIGGIPIVDDKGTLKGIVTNRDLRFEHDNDRPIVEVMTSENLVTAAVGTSLKDAETILQQHKIEKLLIVDDNYKLAGLITFRDITKVTQKPIANKDKYGRLRVAAAIGVTGDAVDRAAALVKAGVDAVIIDTAHGHTKGVVSVLKDVKSNFPKLEVIVGNIATAEAAKYLADAGADAVKVGIGPGSICTTRVVAGVGFPQFSAVLEVAAALKGSGVPVIADGGIRYTGDIPKAIAAGADCVMLGSLLAGTQESPGETIIYEGRKFKSYRGMGSVEAMKQGSKDRYFQDVEDDIKKLVPEGIVGRVPYKGELYESIHQFVGGLRAGMGYCGAKDIETLKATGKFVKITASGIGESHPHNVTITKEAPNYSR, translated from the coding sequence ATGATTGCACATCAAAACAAAATTGTTGGAGAAGGTCTTACTTACGACGACGTATTATTAGTTCCAGCATATTCCGAAATTTTACCACGAGAAGTTAGTATTCAAACAAAATTTACTAGAAATATTTCTATAAATATTCCTATTATTTCTGCTGCAATGGATACAGTTACAGAAAGTAGAATGGCAATTGCCATGGCTCAAGAAGGAGGTATAGGTGTATTACATAAAAACATGACTATTGATGAGCAAGCTCAAAAAGTACGTAAAGTAAAACGTGCAGAAAGTGGAATGATTATCGATCCAGTAACCTTACCATTAACTGCTAAAGTGATTGATGCTAATCAATACATGAAAGAATATAGTATTGGAGGAATTCCAATTGTGGATGATAAAGGAACTTTAAAAGGTATTGTAACTAATAGAGACTTACGTTTTGAGCATGATAATGACAGACCAATAGTTGAAGTCATGACAAGCGAAAATTTGGTAACAGCAGCTGTCGGAACATCGTTAAAGGATGCAGAAACTATTCTTCAACAACACAAAATTGAAAAGCTTTTAATTGTTGATGATAACTACAAACTTGCTGGTTTAATCACCTTTAGAGATATCACAAAAGTGACTCAAAAGCCAATTGCTAATAAAGATAAGTATGGTAGATTACGTGTAGCTGCAGCTATTGGTGTAACTGGTGATGCAGTGGATAGAGCTGCTGCTTTAGTAAAAGCAGGAGTAGATGCAGTTATTATTGATACTGCACATGGGCACACAAAAGGTGTGGTAAGTGTGCTTAAAGATGTAAAGTCTAACTTTCCTAAGTTAGAAGTAATTGTTGGAAATATTGCCACAGCCGAAGCTGCAAAATATTTAGCTGATGCTGGAGCAGATGCGGTAAAAGTTGGTATTGGTCCAGGATCTATTTGTACAACTAGAGTAGTTGCAGGAGTTGGGTTCCCTCAGTTTTCAGCTGTGTTAGAAGTAGCTGCAGCTTTAAAAGGAAGTGGTGTTCCAGTAATTGCTGATGGAGGTATTCGTTATACAGGAGATATTCCAAAAGCTATTGCTGCAGGAGCAGATTGTGTAATGTTAGGGTCGTTATTAGCAGGAACTCAAGAATCTCCAGGAGAAACTATTATTTACGAGGGTAGAAAGTTTAAGTCTTATAGAGGAATGGGTTCTGTGGAAGCCATGAAACAAGGTAGTAAAGACCGTTATTTCCAAGATGTAGAAGATGATATTAAAAAATTAGTACCTGAAGGAATAGTTGGTCGTGTGCCTTATAAAGGAGAATTATACGAAAGTATTCACCAATTTGTAGGTGGTTTACGTGCAGGAATGGGATACTGTGGCGCAAAAGATATAGAAACATTAAAAGCTACTGGAAAGTTTGTGAAAATTACAGCTTCCGGTATTGGTGAAAGTCATCCTCATAACGTAACAATTACTAAGGAAGCACCTAATTATTCGAGATAA
- a CDS encoding DUF6090 family protein, protein MRFFKLNRNLNFKYIIGEILLLFIGINLAIWFNNWNASKKTNEDKRIALSKIIEEMDNNKLEIDSILINNQNILKAYRDYKGFYDGNTSVIKMSPKQFSLLKKMHPDFFRVKDSTATDDGLVRYNGTTYVNLEITTLTEIAWNTTTTLNVSNEFNYECLYELESLYNLQRRVQNEIDKSANALQKRELEELMHILEFLEQLGSQLQESYNTMQKNINNCS, encoded by the coding sequence ATGAGATTTTTTAAATTAAATAGAAACCTAAACTTTAAATATATAATTGGTGAAATTTTGTTACTGTTCATTGGTATTAACCTTGCTATTTGGTTCAATAATTGGAATGCATCAAAAAAAACAAATGAAGATAAAAGGATTGCGTTGAGTAAAATTATTGAAGAAATGGATAATAATAAATTAGAAATTGATTCTATACTTATTAATAATCAGAATATCTTAAAAGCCTATCGAGATTACAAAGGATTCTATGACGGAAATACCTCCGTGATAAAAATGAGCCCTAAACAATTTAGTTTACTCAAGAAGATGCATCCTGACTTTTTTAGAGTTAAAGATTCAACAGCTACTGATGATGGATTGGTTCGATATAACGGAACAACATATGTCAATCTCGAAATTACTACTTTGACAGAAATAGCTTGGAATACAACCACAACATTAAATGTCAGTAATGAATTCAATTATGAATGTTTATATGAGCTTGAAAGCTTATATAATTTACAGCGAAGAGTACAAAATGAAATAGATAAATCTGCTAACGCATTACAAAAAAGAGAATTAGAAGAGTTAATGCATATTCTAGAGTTTTTAGAGCAACTTGGTAGTCAATTGCAAGAAAGTTACAACACTATGCAAAAAAACATTAATAACTGTAGCTAA
- the argE gene encoding acetylornithine deacetylase, which produces MTVEKILAKLISFPVLGGKSNLSIILWIKEYIEAYNVTTTLLPNEEGKKASLHCRIGPAIDGGVILSGHTDVVPVKGQEWTTNPFELTDKGDGKLYGRGSCDMKGFVACCLAALPDMVKADLKKPIYFAFSYDEEIGCLAGPELAQAIKTHYTETPKYAIIGEPSLMEPIVGQKGIYILETYVNGSAGHSSRIKQEVSAIHEAMRLILWLENKMNKLIEDKRIDERFHPSHSSIHVGLVNGGIAPNVIADKAHFYWDLRTIPMDNTETIVAEFEAYCREREQELRQIFPDFKIITKENHPPVIHLDTNETDDIVNLVKRISGNSKLNTVAYGAEAGQFAAEGFQSVICGPGSIVQAHRADEFIAKDELVKAMHMMDKLINELSSQDFN; this is translated from the coding sequence ATGACAGTAGAAAAAATTTTAGCTAAACTCATTTCATTTCCAGTGCTTGGTGGCAAAAGTAATTTAAGCATCATCCTTTGGATTAAAGAGTATATTGAAGCTTATAATGTTACAACAACTTTACTTCCAAATGAAGAAGGTAAAAAAGCATCTCTACATTGTCGTATTGGTCCTGCTATAGATGGTGGTGTGATTCTATCTGGGCATACAGATGTTGTTCCAGTTAAAGGTCAAGAATGGACAACAAATCCGTTTGAATTGACTGATAAAGGTGACGGAAAACTTTATGGTAGAGGCTCATGTGATATGAAAGGTTTTGTAGCCTGTTGCCTAGCTGCACTTCCAGATATGGTAAAAGCCGATTTAAAAAAACCTATCTATTTTGCTTTTTCTTATGATGAAGAAATTGGTTGTTTAGCTGGCCCTGAACTAGCTCAAGCAATAAAAACACATTATACCGAAACGCCTAAGTATGCTATTATTGGTGAACCATCGCTTATGGAGCCCATTGTTGGACAAAAAGGGATTTATATTCTTGAAACTTATGTAAATGGATCTGCTGGACATAGTAGTAGGATTAAACAAGAAGTAAGTGCTATTCATGAAGCGATGCGACTTATTTTATGGTTAGAAAATAAGATGAATAAATTAATTGAAGATAAACGAATAGATGAACGTTTCCATCCTTCACATTCATCCATTCATGTTGGGTTAGTAAATGGAGGTATTGCACCTAACGTTATTGCAGATAAAGCGCATTTTTATTGGGATTTACGTACCATTCCAATGGATAATACTGAAACCATTGTTGCTGAGTTTGAAGCCTATTGCAGAGAAAGGGAGCAAGAATTGCGGCAAATATTTCCTGATTTTAAAATTATTACCAAAGAAAACCACCCTCCAGTAATACATTTAGATACTAATGAAACTGATGATATTGTAAATTTGGTAAAACGTATTTCTGGAAACTCAAAACTTAATACTGTAGCGTATGGCGCTGAAGCTGGACAATTTGCAGCTGAAGGTTTTCAATCCGTTATTTGTGGTCCTGGTTCTATAGTACAAGCACATAGAGCGGATGAATTTATTGCTAAAGACGAACTAGTAAAAGCAATGCATATGATGGATAAGCTTATTAATGAACTATCAAGTCAAGATTTTAATTAA
- a CDS encoding YfcC family protein — protein sequence MSESISNSKPWYKSVPHAVTMLFGIIILVTILTYILPAGTYERIIIDGRNSVVPDSYKVIASTPIGLLDMFRAIPLGFKAAVEIIFIVLAGAIMFGFMEKSKAVENSVGTLVKKLGLKNKNLIIVIMTFIYGFLGVAVGYENNIAMVPIAAVLSLALGGDLILAAGISVGAMTIGFGLSPINPYTVGTGHKIAELPMFSGALLRSVLCFAALSIMAYYNVRYFKKITKNPKKSLGKGLDISGMSLSKPIQDYRVSRNNWLVISIFLIGLMVILYGVFNLKWYLNELSAVFLMIALLCGIVSRMNATTISETVLKAVSLAAPGAFMVGYATSIKVLMEMGNIGDTISYNLSLMLQGLPLYASAISMSISQTVINFFIPSGSGQALATLPVMLPLGESLGLTRQITILAFQIGDGLSNLINPTLGGLIAMLSMCRVPIDRWIRFIFPVLITLLIIAFLALIIAVATNYS from the coding sequence ATGAGCGAAAGCATCTCAAATTCTAAACCATGGTACAAAAGTGTTCCACATGCAGTTACCATGTTATTTGGAATAATTATTTTAGTTACAATCCTCACTTATATTTTACCCGCAGGAACTTACGAACGCATTATCATTGATGGTCGAAATTCAGTTGTCCCAGACTCTTATAAAGTGATTGCCTCAACACCAATTGGGCTTTTAGATATGTTTAGAGCAATTCCTTTAGGATTTAAAGCAGCAGTAGAAATTATATTTATTGTATTGGCTGGAGCTATTATGTTTGGCTTTATGGAAAAATCTAAAGCTGTTGAAAACTCTGTTGGCACGCTTGTTAAAAAATTAGGTCTCAAAAACAAGAATCTTATCATTGTTATCATGACCTTTATTTATGGCTTTCTAGGTGTAGCTGTTGGTTACGAAAATAATATTGCCATGGTTCCAATTGCAGCCGTACTTAGTTTAGCACTTGGTGGGGATTTAATTCTCGCTGCAGGAATTTCAGTTGGCGCTATGACCATTGGTTTTGGGCTCTCTCCTATCAATCCATACACTGTTGGAACTGGTCATAAAATAGCAGAACTTCCAATGTTTTCAGGAGCACTTTTACGTAGTGTACTTTGTTTTGCAGCCTTAAGTATTATGGCTTATTATAATGTAAGGTATTTTAAAAAAATCACTAAAAACCCTAAAAAAAGCTTAGGCAAAGGCTTAGACATTAGTGGCATGTCTTTATCTAAACCAATTCAAGATTATAGAGTATCTAGGAATAACTGGCTAGTTATCTCTATTTTTCTAATTGGTCTTATGGTAATTTTATATGGAGTTTTCAACCTTAAGTGGTACTTAAATGAATTATCGGCGGTTTTTTTAATGATTGCGTTACTCTGTGGTATAGTCTCTAGAATGAATGCTACCACAATAAGTGAAACAGTTTTAAAAGCTGTCTCTTTGGCTGCTCCAGGAGCTTTTATGGTTGGTTATGCAACGTCTATAAAAGTACTTATGGAAATGGGCAATATTGGTGACACCATTTCCTATAATTTATCTTTAATGCTTCAAGGATTACCATTATACGCATCAGCAATTAGTATGTCAATCTCGCAAACAGTTATTAACTTTTTTATTCCTTCAGGAAGTGGTCAAGCATTGGCAACCTTACCAGTTATGCTACCACTTGGTGAATCGCTTGGTTTAACACGACAAATAACCATATTAGCATTCCAAATTGGTGATGGTTTATCCAACTTAATTAACCCAACATTAGGAGGTTTAATTGCTATGCTTAGTATGTGTCGTGTGCCAATTGATAGATGGATTCGATTTATTTTTCCAGTATTAATTACTTTATTAATCATCGCCTTTTTGGCACTTATTATCGCAGTTGCAACAAACTATAGTTAG
- a CDS encoding M48 family metallopeptidase, which translates to MTSTTLFYIIIGIIVINFIIDKVLSTLNAKHFNDELPSELQDVYDEDEYKKSQAYKATNHKFSNIISTFSLVLTLIFFYLDGFEYVDTIARNYTSNSIMVALIFFGIIMLASDIITTPFAYYKTFVIEEQFGFNKTTKKTFILDKIKGWLMLAIIGGGILALIIWFYEATGNNFWLYAWALITVFTVFMNMFYSKLIVPLFNKQTVLEDGELRTKIAAYAKTVGFKLDKIFVIDGSKRSTKANAYFSGFGSEKRVTLYDTLIKDLDDEEIVAVLAHEVGHYKRKHIIFNLSASILLTGLTLYILSLLISNPLLSNALGVEIPSFHIGLIAFGLLYSPISEITGLIMNVMSRKFEYKADNYAKNTYAGEPLITSLKKLSKNSLSNLTPHSAYVFMHYSHPTLLERIKNLRS; encoded by the coding sequence ATGACAAGCACTACTCTTTTTTATATTATTATAGGAATTATCGTCATCAATTTTATTATAGATAAGGTTTTAAGTACACTAAATGCAAAACATTTTAATGATGAATTACCATCAGAATTACAAGATGTGTATGATGAGGATGAATATAAGAAATCACAAGCTTATAAGGCAACTAATCATAAGTTTTCAAATATAATCTCTACATTTTCTTTAGTACTTACTCTAATTTTTTTCTATTTAGATGGTTTTGAATATGTAGATACTATTGCTAGAAACTACACTTCAAATAGTATTATGGTTGCACTTATATTTTTTGGTATTATTATGCTGGCAAGTGATATTATTACAACACCTTTTGCTTATTATAAAACATTTGTAATTGAAGAACAATTTGGATTTAACAAAACCACTAAAAAGACATTTATTTTAGATAAAATAAAAGGTTGGCTAATGCTTGCTATTATTGGAGGTGGAATTCTAGCATTAATTATTTGGTTTTACGAAGCAACAGGAAACAATTTTTGGTTGTATGCTTGGGCTTTGATAACTGTTTTTACAGTGTTTATGAATATGTTTTATTCAAAATTAATAGTTCCCCTTTTTAACAAACAAACAGTTCTGGAAGATGGTGAATTGAGAACTAAAATTGCAGCTTATGCTAAAACAGTTGGTTTTAAACTTGATAAAATATTTGTTATAGATGGATCAAAGCGCAGCACAAAAGCAAACGCATACTTTTCTGGATTTGGTAGTGAAAAACGTGTAACGCTTTATGATACTTTAATTAAAGATTTAGACGATGAAGAAATAGTAGCAGTTTTAGCTCATGAGGTTGGTCATTACAAACGCAAGCACATTATTTTTAATCTTTCTGCATCAATTTTACTCACTGGTTTAACACTATATATCTTGTCTTTATTAATATCAAATCCATTATTATCAAATGCATTAGGTGTTGAAATACCAAGTTTTCATATTGGTTTAATTGCATTTGGCTTATTGTATAGTCCAATTAGTGAGATTACTGGTTTAATTATGAACGTTATGTCTCGTAAGTTTGAATACAAAGCAGATAATTATGCAAAAAACACCTATGCTGGCGAACCATTAATTACGTCATTAAAAAAATTATCTAAAAACAGTTTAAGTAATTTAACACCACATTCTGCATATGTCTTTATGCATTATTCACACCCAACACTATTGGAACGTATCAAGAATTTGAGGTCGTAA
- a CDS encoding RNA methyltransferase, with amino-acid sequence MIKQISSIQNQLVKQLIQLKEKSRTRRYSGQFLIEGQREIALALKGNYELETILFYPEIYSEVHLNHLTTKQVDIIEISKEVYQKLAHRDTTEGILAVAKAKSLDLSKLNIKSKNPLILVAEAPEKPGNIGALLRTADAANLDAVIIANPKTDLYNPNIIRSSVGCVFTNQIATGSTKEIIAFLKEHKINIFCAELKASADYHLQDYTQPSAIVVGTEATGLSDEWLQHSTQNVIIPMQGEIDSMNVSVAAGILIFEAKRQRQFNQ; translated from the coding sequence ATGATAAAGCAAATTTCGAGCATACAAAATCAATTGGTTAAACAGCTTATTCAGTTGAAAGAAAAGTCAAGAACTCGAAGGTATTCTGGACAATTCTTAATTGAAGGTCAACGTGAAATTGCTTTGGCATTGAAAGGAAACTATGAATTAGAAACAATCTTATTTTATCCTGAAATTTATTCCGAAGTACATCTCAATCACTTAACAACTAAACAGGTTGACATTATTGAAATTTCAAAAGAAGTTTACCAAAAACTAGCGCATCGAGACACAACCGAAGGTATATTAGCAGTTGCCAAAGCTAAATCGTTAGACTTAAGTAAACTAAATATTAAATCAAAAAACCCATTAATTTTAGTTGCTGAAGCACCTGAAAAACCAGGCAATATTGGTGCTTTACTACGTACCGCTGATGCTGCTAATCTAGATGCAGTAATAATAGCAAACCCTAAAACAGATTTGTATAATCCCAATATTATTCGCTCGAGCGTTGGTTGTGTCTTTACTAACCAAATAGCCACAGGTTCAACTAAAGAAATAATTGCTTTTTTAAAAGAACATAAGATTAATATCTTTTGTGCTGAACTAAAAGCTTCAGCAGATTATCACTTACAAGATTACACACAGCCATCTGCTATAGTTGTTGGTACAGAAGCTACTGGATTAAGTGATGAATGGTTACAACATTCAACTCAAAATGTTATCATACCAATGCAAGGTGAGATTGACTCTATGAATGTATCTGTGGCTGCTGGAATTTTAATTTTTGAAGCTAAACGACAAAGACAATTTAACCAATGA